In Agrobacterium sp. RAC06, a single window of DNA contains:
- a CDS encoding TIGR02302 family protein, translating to MSSSRPAGHRKGAFKDDPKLARRVGVKRVLARSVLFAERLLPLFLPVAGIAALFVALAWFGVYREVPDLVRLAIVFILVFAFVASFLPFLKLRLPSIPEADRLLEERNGLAHQPVAVQDDQLSAETPFARALWQEHQRRMAERIAALDAGMPQPDIARYDRYALRAVPALLFVTALAYSGSNGAGQIADAFRQHVPESEAPAIRIDAWITPPGYTGQPPVFLSGLGTQDAAGVTVPQKSKVTVRISGGPSEEKVLFVQQSDGAVLDVAEKDDAARRPTAGSEIDASSQTAVPTPPPAPAPNAPMVARTHELELNEAGELRVADRTWTIGVTPDRAPEIAFDGTPRRAINGALEIAFTAKDDYGLRGAHAEILPLEEQADATPLYPHPDYKLDLPRHNARDTKGVASRNITEHPLAGQMVKITLVATDGAGQTGRSEPIEMLLPGRNFNEPLAAAVAEQRKVFALDTRQMPQAIALNEALVLRADETIPDLGNFIAIESARARMNMARGEEQLKDTADYLWEIALGIEDGDLSLAERRLRDAQQALSDALENGASDEEIQRLMAELRSAMQEFLQALAQRMPNQQGEPQQNAQNMLRQQDLDNMLDQLENLARSGNRDQAQQLLSELQRMMNNLQAGRPQQGQQQQNSEARRQIDKLGEIMQEQQRLMDETFRLDQALRDRMQRGDPQQGEEGAEGQQQQGQQGQQGEQGQQGLDGMTAEQLREALRQLREQQEQLGQQLGELQEGLEGMGMEPGPGFGEAQQEMQGAGEALGQGQGGPAVEGQGRAMEALRQGARDMMNQMMQAQQGEGGQGPQMGQGQGNQDGRDPLGRPRATSGPDFGEQVKVPDEIDVQRAREILEAIREKLGENSSPEIERRYLERLLDIQ from the coding sequence ATGAGCTCTTCCCGCCCGGCCGGCCACAGGAAAGGCGCCTTCAAGGACGACCCGAAGCTTGCGCGGCGCGTCGGCGTCAAACGTGTGCTCGCACGGTCCGTGCTGTTTGCCGAGCGGCTGTTGCCGCTCTTCCTGCCGGTCGCGGGCATTGCCGCCCTCTTCGTCGCGCTTGCCTGGTTCGGCGTTTATCGTGAGGTCCCGGATCTCGTCCGCCTAGCGATCGTCTTTATCCTAGTCTTTGCCTTTGTCGCCTCCTTCCTGCCCTTCCTGAAGCTACGCTTGCCGAGCATTCCGGAAGCGGACAGGCTGCTCGAGGAGCGCAATGGCCTCGCCCACCAGCCGGTGGCGGTGCAGGACGATCAGCTCTCCGCCGAGACACCCTTTGCTCGCGCGCTCTGGCAGGAACACCAGCGGCGCATGGCCGAGCGGATTGCCGCCCTCGACGCCGGTATGCCGCAGCCCGACATCGCCCGCTACGACCGTTATGCCCTGCGCGCCGTGCCGGCCCTGCTCTTTGTCACGGCACTCGCCTATTCCGGCTCCAATGGCGCAGGCCAGATTGCCGATGCCTTCCGCCAGCATGTGCCGGAAAGCGAGGCACCAGCGATCCGTATCGACGCCTGGATCACCCCACCCGGCTATACAGGTCAGCCGCCGGTCTTCCTCTCGGGTCTCGGCACCCAGGACGCAGCCGGCGTGACCGTGCCGCAGAAGTCAAAGGTGACGGTGCGTATCAGCGGTGGGCCGTCGGAAGAGAAGGTTCTCTTCGTCCAGCAATCGGATGGCGCCGTTCTCGACGTAGCCGAGAAGGACGATGCAGCCCGCAGGCCCACGGCCGGCTCCGAGATCGACGCAAGCAGTCAGACGGCTGTCCCGACGCCGCCCCCAGCGCCGGCGCCGAACGCCCCTATGGTGGCGCGCACCCATGAGCTGGAACTGAACGAGGCCGGCGAATTGCGGGTTGCCGACCGGACCTGGACGATCGGCGTCACACCGGACAGAGCACCCGAGATTGCCTTTGACGGCACGCCGCGCCGCGCGATCAACGGGGCGCTCGAAATCGCCTTTACCGCCAAGGACGACTACGGCCTGCGCGGGGCCCATGCCGAGATCCTGCCGCTGGAAGAGCAAGCAGATGCGACGCCGCTTTACCCGCATCCGGACTACAAGCTCGACCTGCCGCGCCACAATGCCCGCGACACAAAGGGCGTGGCGAGCCGCAACATCACCGAGCATCCGCTTGCCGGCCAGATGGTGAAGATCACTTTGGTGGCGACCGATGGCGCCGGCCAGACTGGTCGTAGCGAGCCGATCGAGATGCTGCTGCCCGGCCGCAATTTCAACGAGCCGCTCGCCGCAGCCGTTGCCGAACAGCGCAAGGTCTTCGCCCTCGACACCCGCCAGATGCCGCAGGCGATCGCGCTGAACGAGGCGCTGGTGCTCCGCGCCGACGAGACGATCCCGGATCTCGGCAATTTCATTGCGATAGAAAGCGCCCGCGCGCGCATGAACATGGCGCGCGGCGAAGAACAGCTGAAGGACACGGCAGACTATCTCTGGGAAATCGCGCTCGGCATCGAGGACGGCGACCTGTCGCTGGCCGAACGCCGTCTGCGCGACGCCCAGCAGGCTCTGTCCGATGCCTTGGAGAACGGCGCTTCCGACGAGGAAATCCAGCGGCTGATGGCAGAGCTGCGCTCGGCGATGCAGGAATTTCTCCAAGCCCTGGCGCAGCGCATGCCCAACCAGCAGGGCGAACCGCAGCAGAATGCGCAGAACATGCTGCGTCAGCAGGATCTCGACAACATGCTCGACCAGCTGGAGAACCTCGCCCGTTCCGGCAACCGCGACCAGGCACAGCAACTGCTCTCGGAACTGCAGCGGATGATGAACAACCTGCAGGCCGGACGCCCGCAGCAGGGCCAGCAGCAGCAGAACAGCGAGGCCCGCCGCCAGATCGACAAGCTCGGCGAGATCATGCAGGAGCAGCAGCGGCTGATGGACGAGACTTTCCGTCTGGATCAGGCGCTGCGCGACCGCATGCAGCGCGGCGACCCGCAGCAGGGCGAAGAAGGCGCCGAGGGCCAGCAGCAACAGGGCCAGCAAGGACAGCAGGGCGAGCAGGGTCAGCAGGGCCTGGACGGCATGACCGCCGAACAATTGCGCGAGGCGCTCAGGCAGCTGCGCGAACAGCAGGAACAGCTTGGCCAGCAGCTTGGCGAATTGCAGGAAGGCCTCGAAGGCATGGGCATGGAGCCCGGCCCCGGTTTCGGCGAAGCCCAGCAGGAAATGCAGGGCGCCGGCGAGGCGCTTGGCCAGGGTCAGGGCGGCCCGGCCGTCGAAGGCCAGGGACGCGCCATGGAGGCGCTTCGCCAGGGCGCTCGCGACATGATGAACCAGATGATGCAGGCCCAGCAGGGCGAGGGTGGCCAGGGTCCGCAGATGGGTCAGGGCCAGGGCAATCAGGATGGTCGCGATCCGCTCGGCCGCCCCCGCGCCACCAGCGGCCCGGATTTCGGCGAGCAGGTCAAGGTTCCCGACGAGATCGACGTGCAGCGTGCTCGTGAGATCCTTGAAGCCATCCGCGAAAAGCTCGGTGAGAATTCGAGCCCCGAGATCGAGCGGCGTTATCTGGAGCGATTGCTCGACATCCAGTGA
- the lysA gene encoding diaminopimelate decarboxylase: MNHFEYRDGVLYAEGVAIPEIARAVGTPFYCYSTATLERHYKVFAKAFDGVDALVCYAMKANSNQAVLKTLGRLGAGVDVVSEGELRRALAAGIPAERIMFSGVGKTPSEMDLALEAGIYCFNVESEPELEILNQRAIKAGKKAHVSFRINPDVDAKTHAKISTGKKENKFGISYERARAVYARAATLDGIKVSGIDMHIGSQITDLQPFEDAFRLLRELVETLRGDGHTIDHVDVGGGLGIPYKDDNNPPPEPDAYARIVKDQLSSLNCRIVTEPGRLIVGNAGILVTEVIYVKDGGDKTFVIVDGAMNDLIRPTLYEAYHEIKPVVISAANAPRIKADVVGPVCETGDYLALDREMAMPKPGDLIAVGSAGAYGAVQAGTYNTRRLVPEVLVNGNEFHVIRPRPTYEDLIALDSVPDWLA; encoded by the coding sequence GTGAACCACTTCGAGTATCGCGACGGCGTTCTTTACGCCGAAGGCGTGGCCATTCCCGAAATCGCACGTGCCGTCGGCACGCCCTTCTACTGCTATTCGACCGCGACGCTGGAGCGCCACTACAAGGTCTTCGCAAAAGCCTTCGACGGCGTCGATGCCCTCGTCTGCTACGCGATGAAGGCCAATTCCAACCAGGCCGTCCTGAAGACGCTGGGTCGCCTCGGCGCCGGCGTGGACGTGGTCTCGGAAGGCGAACTCCGCCGCGCGCTGGCAGCCGGCATCCCGGCAGAGCGCATCATGTTCTCCGGCGTCGGCAAGACGCCGAGCGAGATGGATTTGGCGCTCGAAGCCGGCATCTACTGCTTCAACGTCGAGAGCGAGCCGGAACTGGAAATCCTGAACCAGCGCGCTATCAAGGCCGGCAAAAAGGCGCATGTCTCCTTCCGCATCAATCCTGATGTCGATGCCAAGACCCATGCTAAGATTTCGACCGGCAAGAAGGAAAACAAGTTCGGCATTTCCTATGAGCGCGCGCGTGCCGTCTATGCACGGGCGGCGACGCTGGACGGCATAAAGGTTTCCGGGATCGACATGCATATCGGCAGCCAGATCACCGATCTGCAGCCCTTCGAAGACGCCTTCCGCCTGCTGCGCGAGCTCGTCGAGACGCTGCGCGGCGACGGCCACACCATCGATCACGTCGATGTCGGCGGTGGCCTTGGCATTCCCTACAAGGACGACAACAACCCGCCGCCGGAGCCGGATGCCTATGCCCGGATCGTCAAGGACCAGCTGTCGAGCCTCAACTGCCGCATCGTCACCGAGCCCGGCCGCCTGATCGTCGGCAATGCCGGTATCTTGGTGACCGAGGTCATCTATGTGAAGGACGGCGGCGACAAGACCTTCGTCATCGTCGACGGGGCGATGAACGACCTGATCCGCCCGACGCTCTACGAGGCCTATCACGAGATCAAACCCGTGGTGATTTCGGCAGCGAACGCCCCGCGTATCAAGGCCGATGTCGTGGGCCCCGTCTGCGAGACCGGCGACTACCTGGCGCTCGACCGCGAGATGGCGATGCCGAAGCCCGGCGATCTGATCGCTGTCGGTTCGGCTGGTGCCTATGGCGCCGTGCAGGCCGGCACCTACAACACCCGCCGGCTGGTGCCGGAGGTGCTGGTGAACGGCAACGAGTTCCACGTGATTCGCCCGCGTCCGACCTATGAGGACCTGATCGCGCTCGACAGCGTGCCCGACTGGTTGGCCTGA
- the lptM gene encoding LPS translocon maturation chaperone LptM gives MVNSLKRTTLTLSIALAASLALSACGRKGDLDPPSTPASQQNQRGAEAPATPDSPFLLDPLL, from the coding sequence ATGGTGAATTCGCTGAAACGCACGACGCTTACGCTCTCTATTGCGCTGGCCGCCTCGCTGGCTCTGTCCGCCTGCGGCCGCAAGGGCGATCTCGATCCGCCGAGCACCCCTGCCAGCCAGCAGAACCAGCGTGGCGCCGAGGCGCCGGCAACGCCGGACAGCCCCTTCCTTCTCGATCCGCTTCTTTGA
- the argH gene encoding argininosuccinate lyase, which yields MAEDFTDTKSSNQMWGGRFASGPSAIMEEINASIGFDKKLYAQDIRGSKAHATMLAHQGIISNEDKDKILHGLDTILSEIEGGQFVFSRKLEDIHMNVEARLAELIGPAAGRLHTARSRNDQVALDFRLWVKEELQKTEQALSGLIAAFLDRAEEHADTVMPGFTHLQTAQPVTFGHHCMAYVEMFGRDRQRVRHAIEHLDESPIGAAALAGTGYNIDRHMTAKALGFREPTRNSIDTVSDRDFALEFLSIASICAVHLSRLAEEIVIWSTPQFGFIRLSDAFSTGSSIMPQKKNPDAAELVRAKTGRINGSLIALLTVMKGLPLAYSKDMQEDKEQVFDAAESLELAIAAMTGMVTDMTIRTDRMKAAAGSGYSTATDLADWLVREAGLPFRDAHHVTGNAVAMAERKGCDLAELSLEELKSINAAITADVFNVLTVEASVASRKSFGGTAPSEVRKQIAWWRARN from the coding sequence ATGGCCGAGGACTTTACAGACACCAAATCCTCCAACCAGATGTGGGGCGGTCGCTTCGCCTCGGGCCCTTCGGCCATCATGGAGGAGATAAATGCCTCCATCGGTTTCGACAAGAAGCTTTACGCCCAGGATATCCGCGGCTCAAAGGCGCATGCGACCATGCTGGCGCACCAAGGCATTATCTCGAACGAAGATAAAGACAAGATCCTTCACGGCCTGGACACGATCCTGTCAGAGATCGAGGGCGGTCAGTTCGTCTTCTCGCGCAAGCTCGAAGACATCCATATGAACGTCGAGGCCCGCCTCGCCGAGCTGATCGGCCCGGCCGCTGGTCGCCTGCACACGGCCCGCTCGCGCAACGACCAGGTGGCACTCGATTTCCGCCTCTGGGTGAAGGAAGAGCTGCAGAAGACGGAACAGGCATTGTCCGGCCTGATCGCGGCCTTCCTCGACCGCGCCGAAGAACATGCAGACACCGTGATGCCTGGCTTCACACATCTCCAGACGGCCCAGCCGGTGACCTTCGGTCATCACTGCATGGCCTATGTCGAGATGTTCGGCCGTGACCGCCAGCGCGTGCGCCACGCCATCGAACATCTGGACGAAAGCCCGATCGGTGCTGCAGCGCTTGCCGGCACAGGCTACAACATCGACCGCCACATGACGGCGAAGGCGCTTGGCTTCCGCGAGCCGACCCGCAACTCGATCGACACCGTCTCCGACCGCGACTTTGCACTGGAATTCCTGTCGATCGCCTCGATCTGCGCGGTACATCTGTCGCGGCTCGCCGAAGAAATCGTCATCTGGTCGACGCCGCAATTCGGCTTCATCCGGCTGTCGGACGCGTTTTCGACCGGCTCCTCGATCATGCCGCAGAAGAAGAACCCGGACGCCGCCGAACTGGTGCGCGCCAAGACCGGCCGCATCAACGGCTCGCTGATTGCGCTTCTGACCGTGATGAAGGGCCTTCCGCTCGCCTATTCCAAGGATATGCAGGAAGACAAGGAACAGGTCTTCGACGCCGCCGAAAGCCTGGAACTGGCGATTGCCGCCATGACCGGCATGGTCACCGACATGACCATCCGCACCGACCGCATGAAGGCGGCTGCCGGTTCGGGTTACTCGACCGCGACCGATCTGGCCGACTGGCTGGTCCGCGAAGCCGGCCTGCCCTTCCGTGATGCGCACCATGTGACCGGCAATGCGGTTGCCATGGCCGAGAGGAAGGGCTGCGATCTAGCCGAGCTTTCGCTGGAAGAACTCAAGAGCATCAATGCGGCAATCACGGCCGACGTCTTCAACGTCTTGACGGTGGAAGCCTCGGTCGCGAGCCGCAAGAGCTTTGGCGGAACCGCGCCCTCGGAAGTGCGCAAGCAGATTGCCTGGTGGCGGGCCAGAAACTGA
- the tlpA gene encoding thiol:disulfide interchange protein TlpA yields MTEKRPEGLFPTKLVAIAAVAGIVAGAAAVYVKQTMSGNAVETAYAAQCEGSVARAEAITPYLKGDVAAMIPVSEPKLIQGLTFQDKEGTPMTMANFADKTVLINLWATWCVPCREEMPALNNLQEATGGEAFQVLAINIDTGDVEKPQTFLEETGVDALGLYRDASMGVFNTLKREGLAFGLPVTLLVDGKGCLLGSMNGPAVWDGADAKALVTAAATQ; encoded by the coding sequence ATGACAGAAAAAAGACCTGAGGGTCTCTTCCCCACCAAGCTGGTTGCGATTGCGGCGGTAGCCGGCATCGTCGCCGGCGCGGCTGCGGTATACGTGAAGCAGACCATGTCTGGCAATGCCGTGGAGACAGCGTATGCCGCGCAATGCGAGGGTTCTGTCGCCAGGGCAGAAGCCATCACGCCCTATCTGAAAGGCGATGTCGCAGCGATGATCCCCGTCAGCGAACCGAAGCTCATCCAGGGTCTTACCTTCCAGGACAAGGAAGGTACACCGATGACCATGGCAAACTTCGCCGACAAGACGGTGCTCATCAATCTCTGGGCCACCTGGTGTGTGCCCTGCCGCGAGGAAATGCCCGCCCTCAACAACCTGCAGGAGGCAACTGGTGGGGAAGCCTTCCAGGTACTCGCCATCAACATCGACACCGGCGATGTCGAAAAGCCGCAGACCTTCCTCGAGGAAACCGGCGTCGACGCACTCGGCCTCTATCGCGACGCCTCCATGGGTGTCTTCAATACGCTGAAGCGCGAGGGGCTTGCCTTCGGCCTGCCGGTAACATTGCTCGTAGACGGCAAGGGCTGTCTGCTTGGCAGCATGAACGGCCCTGCCGTTTGGGACGGCGCGGACGCCAAGGCGCTGGTGACGGCTGCCGCGACGCAGTGA
- a CDS encoding EAL domain-containing protein, giving the protein MTTRVRLKLTAASLALAALVAGSLWLIAQSFVAQANRQQLNDILTAAVIRLERQIDLAVMSMGELGAQGPYGCSPSVNKAIEDIAFRSVSIREIRVSSAKATCWADNAHEQVFQAALAASDPVPAINPAYELAPIEAEEWKGLMVRWTTEDGSLTAFLATAGLLFDILPGELRDHALMEMTLSNQQVVSSYEPEGAAGLDGPFGEFMKASERYPIRVRLMIEEAVIGSWNSSFGSDIIVIAGLFSLGLGYLGARGLVRPPTPLRQLDDALSRGHVHPVYQPLFCLATGRMTGFEMLARWTKPDGGSVSPAVFIPLAENNGRIDTLTSVLLGRAGSEIGDLLRRHETLKLSFNVTPDQLLGAGFVENLAAMIAKAGLNPTQLVIEITERQPISDFESALQVARELATLGIRLAIDDAGTGHNGLSSLHALQAQYLKIDKYFVDSVALDRKSSVLVEALISLAEKFGMEVVAEGIETEEQRSKLLDLGIKEGQGYLYAKPLPASDLIARVENSLTPLPKAA; this is encoded by the coding sequence GTGACGACGAGAGTTCGACTGAAATTGACCGCAGCGTCCCTCGCGCTTGCGGCGCTCGTCGCTGGCAGTCTTTGGCTGATCGCGCAGTCTTTCGTCGCTCAGGCGAACCGGCAGCAACTGAATGACATATTGACGGCCGCTGTGATCCGGCTGGAACGCCAGATCGATCTTGCAGTCATGAGCATGGGCGAGCTTGGCGCACAGGGTCCCTATGGCTGCTCGCCGTCCGTCAACAAGGCCATTGAAGACATAGCCTTCCGTTCCGTCTCCATCCGGGAAATCCGTGTTTCCTCGGCAAAGGCGACATGTTGGGCCGACAATGCCCATGAACAGGTCTTTCAGGCGGCCCTCGCTGCTTCCGATCCAGTGCCCGCAATCAATCCCGCCTATGAACTGGCTCCCATCGAGGCCGAGGAATGGAAAGGCCTGATGGTGCGATGGACGACCGAGGATGGCAGCCTGACCGCCTTCCTCGCCACGGCAGGCCTTCTCTTCGACATCCTGCCCGGCGAGCTGCGCGACCATGCCCTGATGGAGATGACGCTCAGCAATCAGCAGGTCGTATCGAGCTACGAGCCAGAGGGTGCTGCCGGACTGGACGGACCGTTTGGCGAATTCATGAAAGCCTCCGAGCGCTATCCCATCCGCGTCAGGCTGATGATCGAAGAAGCTGTCATCGGGTCCTGGAACAGCAGCTTCGGCAGCGACATCATCGTGATCGCCGGGCTGTTTTCGCTCGGACTGGGTTATCTCGGCGCCAGAGGTCTGGTGCGTCCGCCAACGCCGCTGCGGCAGCTGGACGACGCTCTTTCCAGAGGACATGTGCATCCGGTCTACCAGCCGCTCTTCTGCCTTGCGACCGGCCGGATGACCGGTTTCGAAATGCTGGCACGCTGGACCAAGCCCGATGGCGGCAGCGTCTCGCCGGCAGTCTTCATTCCGCTGGCCGAGAACAATGGTCGGATCGACACGTTGACATCAGTCCTCCTCGGCAGGGCAGGCTCAGAGATCGGCGACTTGCTCCGACGCCACGAGACACTCAAGCTTTCGTTCAACGTGACCCCGGACCAGCTTCTCGGTGCAGGATTTGTCGAAAATCTGGCCGCAATGATCGCAAAAGCCGGATTGAACCCCACCCAGCTAGTCATCGAGATCACGGAACGTCAGCCGATTTCCGACTTCGAGTCTGCATTGCAGGTTGCGCGGGAACTGGCAACGCTTGGCATCAGGCTGGCGATCGACGATGCAGGAACCGGGCATAACGGACTTTCATCGCTTCATGCCCTTCAGGCCCAGTATCTGAAGATCGACAAGTACTTCGTCGACAGCGTGGCCCTGGACAGGAAGTCCAGCGTTCTGGTCGAAGCATTGATCTCGCTTGCCGAGAAATTCGGCATGGAGGTCGTGGCCGAAGGGATAGAGACCGAAGAACAGCGGAGCAAGCTCCTGGACCTCGGCATCAAGGAGGGTCAGGGTTATCTCTACGCCAAGCCTTTGCCGGCGAGCGACCTGATTGCCAGGGTCGAGAATAGCCTGACGCCTCTGCCGAAAGCAGCCTAG
- a CDS encoding sulfate/molybdate ABC transporter ATP-binding protein gives MNIRLDTVVKTFETFRAVHGVSLDIKSGELVALLGPSGSGKTTILRMVAGLEFADGGQIHFGEEDATNIPVRDRGVGFVFQHYALFPHMTVAENIAFGMKVSKVKRSTAEIDRRVEDLLSLVQLSGLGERFPGQISGGQRQRVALARALAVDPRVLLLDEPFGALDANVRRDLRRWLRSIHDELGITTLFVTHDQEEALDLADRVVILEKGKIVQQGTPEEVCRHPANAFVMRFLGDTNTLKASVSNGQATVGNMTYAAEGLKDGPAELLFRPTDVVWSDDASKGVAATIQRVLDRPGSRRVLAKTAGDTIVEFDVSPDFAKAKGDQGFIEILRPRIYEL, from the coding sequence GTGAACATTCGCCTCGACACGGTCGTCAAGACCTTCGAAACCTTCCGCGCCGTGCATGGCGTCTCCCTCGACATCAAGAGCGGCGAACTCGTGGCGCTGCTCGGCCCTTCGGGCTCCGGCAAGACGACCATCCTGCGCATGGTGGCCGGCCTGGAATTTGCCGATGGCGGCCAGATCCATTTCGGAGAAGAGGATGCGACAAACATTCCCGTGCGCGACCGCGGCGTCGGCTTCGTGTTCCAGCACTACGCGCTGTTTCCGCATATGACCGTGGCCGAGAACATCGCCTTCGGCATGAAGGTGTCGAAGGTAAAGCGCTCGACGGCCGAAATAGACCGTCGTGTCGAAGACCTGCTTTCCCTCGTCCAGCTTTCCGGTCTCGGCGAACGTTTCCCCGGCCAGATCTCCGGCGGCCAGCGGCAGCGCGTGGCACTCGCCCGTGCACTCGCCGTCGATCCGCGCGTGTTGCTGCTCGACGAGCCCTTCGGCGCACTCGACGCCAATGTCCGCCGCGACCTGCGCCGCTGGCTGCGCTCGATCCATGACGAGCTGGGCATCACCACGCTCTTCGTCACCCATGACCAGGAAGAGGCACTCGACCTCGCCGACCGCGTGGTGATCCTTGAGAAGGGTAAAATCGTTCAGCAGGGCACGCCGGAAGAGGTCTGCCGCCATCCCGCCAATGCCTTCGTCATGCGCTTCCTCGGTGACACCAACACGCTGAAGGCGAGTGTATCGAATGGACAGGCGACCGTCGGCAACATGACCTATGCCGCGGAAGGTTTGAAGGACGGGCCGGCCGAGCTTCTTTTCCGTCCGACTGATGTCGTGTGGAGCGACGACGCATCGAAGGGTGTGGCAGCGACAATCCAGCGGGTTCTTGACCGCCCGGGCTCGCGCCGGGTGCTGGCCAAGACCGCGGGCGACACGATCGTCGAATTCGACGTGTCCCCCGACTTCGCCAAGGCGAAGGGCGATCAGGGCTTCATCGAAATCCTGCGGCCGCGGATTTACGAGCTGTGA
- the cysW gene encoding sulfate ABC transporter permease subunit CysW has protein sequence MSHVTNNRRPPRVGDAPLFKYTLIGMVLVLVAFFVVAPLAVIGIQAFSRGLPYFLETIADPDTRHAIWLTVLTALIAVPINTIFGVAAAWAITKHDFRGKRLLTILIEIPFSVSPVVAGVAYLFVYGLQGIFGPTLDSAGLKVLFALPGIVLASMFVTAPFVARELIPLMQAQGRDLEEAATSLGASGLRTFLSVTLPNIKWAMLYGVVLCNARVMGEFGAVSIVSGNIRGQTNTLPLHIELLYQDYNAVGAFAAASMLAALALVTLVAKVLLERQGAGRRNRPATLAGNTSEMNS, from the coding sequence ATGAGCCACGTCACGAACAATCGACGCCCGCCACGCGTCGGCGATGCGCCCCTCTTCAAATACACGCTGATCGGCATGGTCCTCGTGCTTGTGGCCTTTTTCGTCGTAGCGCCCCTGGCGGTCATCGGCATCCAAGCGTTTTCCAGGGGGCTTCCCTATTTCCTGGAGACGATCGCAGACCCCGACACGCGTCATGCGATCTGGCTGACGGTACTGACAGCGCTGATCGCGGTGCCGATCAACACTATCTTCGGCGTGGCCGCCGCCTGGGCGATCACCAAGCACGATTTTCGCGGCAAGCGCTTGCTCACCATCCTGATCGAGATCCCCTTCTCGGTCTCGCCGGTCGTGGCAGGCGTCGCCTATCTCTTCGTCTATGGCCTGCAGGGAATTTTCGGCCCCACCCTCGACAGCGCCGGGCTGAAGGTTCTCTTTGCCCTGCCGGGCATCGTGCTCGCCTCAATGTTCGTGACGGCACCCTTCGTCGCCCGTGAACTGATCCCACTGATGCAGGCGCAGGGGCGCGATCTCGAGGAGGCCGCAACCTCGCTGGGCGCAAGCGGTTTGCGCACCTTCCTGTCGGTGACGCTGCCCAACATCAAATGGGCCATGCTCTATGGTGTGGTGCTCTGCAATGCCCGTGTCATGGGTGAATTCGGCGCCGTGTCGATCGTCTCCGGCAACATCCGTGGCCAGACCAACACGCTGCCGCTGCATATCGAGCTGCTTTACCAGGACTACAACGCCGTCGGCGCCTTCGCTGCCGCCTCAATGCTCGCCGCGCTGGCACTGGTAACGCTCGTGGCCAAGGTTCTGCTCGAACGCCAGGGCGCAGGACGCCGGAACCGACCGGCCACGCTCGCCGGCAATACTTCGGAGATGAATTCGTGA